One Sanguibacter sp. HDW7 DNA window includes the following coding sequences:
- the hemW gene encoding radical SAM family heme chaperone HemW: MSPALPDGDPAPADGALPRWAGGTDAPHRAFGVYVHVPFCTVRCGYCDFNTYTATELGGGASQDSYASTALSEIALGARVLADAGLPAREVSTVFVGGGTPTVLPARDLARILDGIRDAWGLADDAEVTTEANPDSVSPEYLRTLAAAGFTRVSFGMQSAVPHVLATLERTHDPARIPDVVAWARDAGLDVSLDLIYGTPGESLDDWRTSVEAALATGVDHVSAYALVVEPGTKMAVQVRRGELTLPDEDDQAAKYELADDLLTAAGLRWYEVSNWARERADGTVAACRHNLAYWRGDDWWGVGPGAHSYVGGPLAPDDAAGTATDGVAVAGVRWWNVKHPRRYATMLGDGMSPAAGRELLDAPTAALERVMLGVRLAEGLDLAELSAAGRRAVAGQVAAGLLDGRAAIGGRALLTRRGRLLADAVVRDLTD; the protein is encoded by the coding sequence GTGAGCCCTGCGCTGCCCGACGGGGACCCCGCGCCGGCCGACGGCGCGCTTCCCCGCTGGGCGGGCGGCACCGACGCGCCACATCGCGCGTTCGGCGTCTACGTCCACGTACCGTTCTGCACGGTGCGCTGCGGGTACTGCGACTTCAACACGTACACGGCGACCGAGCTCGGCGGTGGTGCGAGCCAGGACTCCTACGCTTCGACGGCGCTCTCCGAGATCGCGCTCGGCGCCCGCGTCCTCGCGGACGCGGGACTCCCCGCGCGCGAGGTCTCGACCGTGTTCGTCGGCGGAGGAACGCCGACGGTCCTGCCGGCGAGGGATCTCGCGCGGATCCTCGACGGCATCCGTGACGCGTGGGGCCTCGCGGACGACGCGGAGGTGACGACCGAGGCGAACCCCGACTCGGTGAGCCCGGAGTACCTGCGGACGCTCGCCGCGGCCGGCTTCACGCGCGTGTCGTTCGGCATGCAGTCCGCGGTCCCGCACGTCCTCGCGACGCTCGAGCGGACGCACGACCCGGCGCGCATCCCCGACGTCGTCGCGTGGGCGCGTGACGCGGGGCTCGACGTCTCGCTCGACCTCATCTACGGCACGCCGGGGGAGTCGCTCGACGACTGGCGCACGAGCGTCGAGGCGGCGCTCGCGACGGGGGTCGACCACGTCTCGGCGTATGCGCTCGTCGTCGAGCCGGGCACGAAGATGGCGGTGCAGGTGCGCCGGGGCGAGCTCACGCTGCCCGACGAGGACGACCAGGCCGCGAAGTACGAGCTGGCCGACGACCTCCTCACCGCGGCGGGCCTGCGGTGGTACGAGGTCTCGAACTGGGCGCGCGAGCGGGCCGACGGCACTGTCGCGGCCTGCAGGCACAACCTTGCGTACTGGCGGGGCGACGACTGGTGGGGCGTGGGCCCTGGCGCACACTCCTACGTCGGCGGTCCGCTCGCCCCGGACGACGCTGCGGGGACGGCCACCGACGGCGTCGCGGTCGCGGGCGTGCGCTGGTGGAACGTCAAGCACCCGCGGCGTTACGCGACGATGCTCGGCGACGGCATGAGCCCGGCCGCGGGCCGCGAGCTGCTCGACGCCCCGACGGCTGCGCTCGAGCGCGTCATGCTCGGGGTGCGCCTGGCCGAAGGCCTCGACCTCGCCGAGCTCTCCGCCGCCGGCCGGCGCGCGGTCGCGGGGCAGGTGGCGGCAGGGCTGCTCGACGGTCGCGCGGCGATCGGCGGGCGCGCGCTCCTCACGCGGCGTGGCCGGCTGCTCGCGGACGCCGTGGTGCGGGACCTCACGGACTAG
- the lepA gene encoding translation elongation factor 4, whose product MTPIPSAAETARIRPAATAPELLRNFCIIAHIDHGKSTLADRMLQLTGVVEQRAMRAQYLDRMDIERERGITIKSQAVRMPWAHVDAAGVSTPYALNMIDTPGHVDFTYEVSRSLAACEGAVLLVDAAQGIEAQTLANLYLAMENELAIIPVLNKIDLPAAQPEKYAEEIAGLVGVDPETVLKVSGKTGVGVEALLDRIVETVPAPVGDADAPARAMIFDSVYDTYRGVVTYVRVVDGKLNPRERISMMSTRATHDLLEIGVSAPEPVPTGGLGVGEVGYLITGVKDVRQSKVGDTVTNALKPAEQALGGYSDPKPMVFSGLYPIDGSDYPVLRDALDKLKLNDAALIYEPETSVALGFGFRVGYLGLLHLEIVRERLEREFDLDLISTAPNVIYDVTMEDKSIVTVTNPSEFPGGKIGEVREPVVKATILAPSEFIGAIMELCQTKRGDLQGMDYLSADRVELRYFLPLAEIVFDFFDQLKSKTRGYASLDYDVVGEQAADLVKVDILLQGEQVDAFSAIVHKDKAYAYGVMMTGKLKELIPRQQFEVPIQAAVGARVIARETIRAIRKDVLAKCYGGDISRKRKLLEKQKEGKKRMKTIGRVDVPQEAFIAALSSDAADPKDKGKK is encoded by the coding sequence GTGACTCCGATCCCTTCCGCAGCCGAGACGGCACGCATCAGGCCCGCCGCGACCGCGCCGGAGCTCCTGCGCAACTTCTGCATCATCGCCCACATCGACCACGGCAAGTCGACGCTGGCCGACCGCATGCTCCAGCTCACGGGCGTCGTCGAGCAGCGTGCGATGCGGGCCCAGTACCTCGACCGCATGGACATCGAGCGCGAGCGCGGCATCACGATCAAGTCCCAGGCGGTCCGCATGCCGTGGGCACATGTCGATGCCGCGGGCGTGAGCACGCCGTACGCGCTCAACATGATCGACACGCCCGGGCACGTCGACTTCACGTACGAGGTCTCGCGGTCGCTCGCCGCGTGCGAGGGCGCGGTCCTCCTCGTCGACGCCGCCCAGGGCATCGAGGCGCAGACGCTCGCGAACCTCTATCTCGCCATGGAGAACGAGCTCGCGATCATCCCCGTGCTCAACAAGATCGACCTGCCGGCCGCGCAGCCCGAGAAGTACGCGGAGGAGATCGCCGGTCTCGTCGGCGTCGACCCGGAGACGGTCCTCAAGGTCTCGGGCAAGACGGGTGTCGGCGTCGAGGCGCTCCTCGACCGCATCGTCGAGACGGTCCCCGCGCCCGTCGGCGACGCGGACGCGCCCGCGCGCGCGATGATCTTCGACTCCGTCTACGACACCTACCGCGGTGTCGTCACCTACGTCCGTGTCGTCGACGGCAAGCTCAACCCGCGCGAGCGCATCTCGATGATGTCGACGCGAGCGACGCACGACCTCCTCGAGATCGGCGTCTCCGCGCCCGAGCCCGTCCCCACCGGCGGACTCGGTGTCGGCGAGGTCGGCTACCTCATCACGGGCGTCAAGGACGTGCGCCAGTCGAAGGTCGGTGACACTGTCACCAACGCGCTCAAGCCGGCGGAGCAGGCGCTCGGCGGCTACAGCGACCCCAAGCCCATGGTGTTCTCGGGCCTCTACCCGATCGACGGCTCGGACTACCCGGTCCTGCGCGACGCCCTCGACAAGCTCAAGCTCAACGACGCCGCGCTGATCTACGAGCCCGAGACCTCGGTCGCGCTCGGCTTCGGCTTCCGTGTCGGTTACCTCGGCCTGCTCCACCTCGAGATCGTGCGTGAGCGCCTCGAGCGCGAGTTCGACCTCGACCTCATCTCGACGGCTCCCAACGTCATCTACGACGTGACGATGGAGGACAAGAGCATCGTCACGGTGACGAACCCGAGCGAGTTCCCGGGCGGCAAGATCGGCGAGGTGCGGGAGCCGGTCGTCAAGGCGACGATCCTCGCGCCGAGCGAGTTCATCGGCGCGATCATGGAGCTCTGCCAGACGAAGCGCGGCGACCTCCAGGGCATGGACTACCTCTCGGCGGACCGCGTCGAGCTGCGCTACTTCCTGCCGCTCGCGGAGATCGTCTTCGACTTCTTCGACCAGCTGAAGTCGAAGACGCGCGGCTACGCGTCGCTCGACTACGACGTCGTCGGCGAGCAGGCGGCCGACCTCGTCAAGGTCGACATCCTGCTGCAGGGCGAGCAGGTCGACGCGTTCAGCGCGATCGTCCACAAGGACAAGGCGTACGCGTACGGCGTCATGATGACGGGCAAGCTCAAGGAGCTCATCCCGAGGCAGCAGTTCGAGGTGCCGATCCAGGCGGCCGTCGGCGCGCGCGTCATCGCTCGCGAGACGATCCGCGCGATCCGCAAGGACGTCCTCGCGAAGTGCTACGGCGGTGACATCTCCCGCAAGCGCAAGCTCCTCGAGAAGCAGAAGGAGGGCAAGAAGCGCATGAAGACCATCGGGCGTGTCGACGTCCCTCAGGAGGCGTTCATCGCCGCGCTCTCGTCGGACGCCGCCGACCCGAAGGACAAGGGCAAGAAGTGA
- a CDS encoding type II toxin-antitoxin system PemK/MazF family toxin → MPRSSWSDTLARAARLALSLLPSSRSSTSSGSTAPAPERPSRTTRPGTPVPSPRPGRPGASQSSGRQEPVGYPGDFDGRVVPVYNPELDGDADPGEIVWTWVPYEEDHTQGKDRPVLVVGHDGDWLLGLMLTSKDHSRDRRDDGPRWMDIGSGPWDARGRDSEVRLDRVVRVDPDTVRREGAIMDRPTFDRVVGAL, encoded by the coding sequence ATGCCCAGAAGCTCGTGGTCGGACACCCTCGCACGCGCGGCGCGCCTCGCGCTGTCACTCCTCCCCTCGTCCAGGTCGTCGACGAGCTCCGGGAGCACCGCCCCCGCGCCCGAGCGTCCGTCGCGCACGACCAGGCCCGGCACTCCCGTGCCGTCGCCACGGCCTGGTCGCCCTGGCGCGTCGCAGTCTTCCGGGCGCCAGGAGCCCGTCGGGTACCCCGGCGACTTCGACGGACGCGTCGTCCCCGTCTACAACCCCGAGCTCGACGGTGACGCCGACCCCGGTGAGATCGTGTGGACGTGGGTCCCCTACGAGGAGGACCACACGCAGGGCAAGGACCGCCCCGTGCTCGTCGTCGGGCACGACGGCGACTGGCTGCTCGGGCTCATGCTCACGAGCAAGGACCACTCGCGCGACCGGCGCGACGACGGTCCCCGCTGGATGGACATCGGGTCCGGCCCGTGGGACGCCCGGGGGCGGGACTCCGAGGTCCGGCTCGACCGCGTCGTGCGCGTCGACCCGGACACGGTCCGGCGCGAGGGCGCGATCATGGACCGCCCGACGTTCGACAGGGTCGTCGGCGCGCTCTGA
- the rpsT gene encoding 30S ribosomal protein S20 → MANIKSQIKRIRTNEKARLRNKAVKAELRTFTRKVRAAVTAGDKEAAAAALVVASKKLDKAVSKGVIHLNQAANRKSALAKAVNAL, encoded by the coding sequence GTGGCGAACATCAAGTCCCAGATCAAGCGCATCCGCACCAATGAGAAGGCGCGCCTGCGTAACAAGGCTGTCAAGGCCGAGCTCCGTACCTTCACCCGCAAGGTTCGCGCGGCCGTGACGGCCGGCGACAAGGAGGCCGCTGCGGCCGCCCTCGTCGTCGCGTCGAAGAAGCTGGACAAGGCTGTCTCGAAGGGTGTCATCCACCTCAACCAGGCTGCCAACCGCAAGTCGGCTCTTGCCAAGGCGGTCAACGCTCTCTGA
- the holA gene encoding DNA polymerase III subunit delta: MAARTTSRSSRPASGASWDEVALAPVVLVHGAEHVLVERAVQRLRALAREAQPELEVVDVEASTYQSGMLAVETSPSLFAEHRLVLVRGAEALTDALITDVLAYVTAPAADVWLVVEHRGGQRGKKLLDGLRAAGVPVAACEPIKKDADKASFVSAEFRRGGRRVEAGAVRALVEALGTDLRELASACDQLMADTTGTVTEATVGTYYGGRVEATGFRVADAAVAGERAQAVALLRHAIATGVDPVPIVAVLALKLRQLAKVAAMRGRGGASASELGLAPWQVDRARKDLQRWTPEGLAAAIIAVADADAEVKGQGRDPVFAVERAVLRICAATRG, translated from the coding sequence ATGGCCGCACGCACCACCTCCCGCAGCTCCCGTCCTGCCTCCGGCGCGTCCTGGGACGAGGTCGCGCTCGCGCCCGTCGTGCTCGTGCACGGCGCCGAGCACGTGCTCGTCGAGCGTGCGGTGCAGCGGCTGCGCGCGCTCGCGCGGGAGGCGCAGCCGGAGCTCGAGGTCGTCGACGTCGAGGCGTCGACCTACCAGTCGGGCATGCTCGCCGTCGAGACGAGCCCGTCGCTCTTCGCTGAGCACAGGCTCGTGCTCGTCCGCGGTGCCGAGGCACTCACGGACGCGCTCATCACCGACGTGCTCGCGTACGTCACGGCCCCGGCGGCCGACGTCTGGCTCGTCGTCGAGCACCGCGGCGGGCAGCGCGGCAAGAAGCTGCTCGACGGCCTGCGTGCCGCGGGCGTGCCGGTCGCGGCGTGCGAGCCGATCAAGAAGGACGCGGACAAGGCGTCGTTCGTCAGCGCGGAGTTCCGTCGCGGCGGCCGACGGGTCGAGGCCGGGGCCGTGCGGGCGCTCGTCGAGGCGCTCGGGACGGACCTGCGCGAGCTCGCGTCGGCGTGCGACCAGCTCATGGCAGACACGACGGGCACCGTGACGGAGGCGACCGTCGGCACGTACTACGGCGGGCGCGTCGAGGCCACGGGCTTCCGCGTCGCCGACGCGGCGGTCGCGGGGGAGCGCGCGCAGGCCGTCGCGCTCCTGCGGCACGCGATCGCGACGGGCGTCGACCCGGTGCCGATCGTCGCGGTGCTGGCGCTCAAGCTGCGTCAGCTCGCCAAGGTCGCTGCCATGCGTGGGCGGGGCGGGGCCAGCGCGTCCGAGCTCGGTCTCGCGCCGTGGCAGGTCGACCGCGCGCGCAAGGATCTCCAGCGGTGGACGCCCGAGGGGCTCGCGGCGGCGATCATCGCGGTCGCGGATGCGGACGCTGAGGTCAAGGGTCAGGGACGCGACCCGGTCTTCGCGGTCGAGCGCGCGGTCCTGCGCATCTGCGCGGCCACGCGCGGCTGA
- a CDS encoding ComEC/Rec2 family competence protein, translating to MTRTDVRLVPLALAVWLAAALLVGRTLAPLVVAGLAALGTAGLVVRARGRRARRAGRTGLPGVVLCLVGVLAVALIVAADARAARSELLAEASRTGERATVDLLVAGEPRALPSAWGGAPRYAVDVRVEHVRTGSGQRARAEPVALPAALVGTRWKDVVVGERVTASVTVAARGLDGRRPRYDLRGATAPRPLEPASPVRRVAHGLREGLRTAVVGLPPDAAGLVRGIAVGDTRDVPDDLVEAMRTTGLTHLTAVSGAHFSLVGALVLAATAALRVPRGPRIAVTVLALTGLVVLVGPDPSVLRAAGTGAIGLLALAVGRRGAAVPALAAGVVVLLLLDPWLARSVGLALSVAATAGLVVGGPLVLGGLHGARRWCAAALAAPALAQLACAPVLVLLSPNLATWSLPANLVAAPVVAPTTILGLAATLAGPVSPGLASWLAGLAGYGAGWIAGTARAIAAWPGASLPWMSGPAGAALLVVLEAALVTLVVVRARRARGVGGSWDP from the coding sequence ATGACGCGGACAGACGTCCGGCTCGTCCCGCTGGCGCTCGCGGTGTGGCTCGCGGCCGCCCTTCTCGTCGGGAGGACGCTCGCGCCGCTCGTCGTCGCCGGGCTCGCGGCGCTCGGCACGGCGGGCCTCGTCGTGCGAGCCCGCGGACGTCGCGCACGCCGCGCGGGGCGGACCGGGCTCCCGGGCGTCGTGCTCTGCCTCGTCGGGGTCCTCGCGGTCGCGCTCATCGTGGCCGCCGACGCGCGTGCCGCCCGTTCTGAGCTGCTCGCCGAGGCGTCGCGCACGGGGGAGCGCGCGACCGTCGACCTGCTCGTGGCGGGGGAGCCGCGGGCACTGCCGAGCGCGTGGGGCGGCGCGCCGCGCTACGCGGTCGACGTGCGCGTCGAGCACGTCCGGACCGGGTCCGGACAGCGGGCACGTGCCGAGCCGGTCGCGCTGCCGGCGGCTCTCGTCGGCACGCGGTGGAAGGACGTCGTCGTCGGCGAGCGCGTGACAGCCTCCGTCACGGTGGCCGCGCGCGGCCTCGACGGCCGACGCCCGCGCTACGACCTGCGCGGCGCGACGGCGCCCCGTCCGCTCGAGCCCGCCAGTCCTGTGCGCCGCGTGGCGCACGGCCTGCGTGAGGGCCTCCGGACTGCCGTCGTGGGTCTGCCCCCGGACGCGGCCGGGCTCGTCCGCGGCATCGCCGTCGGGGACACGCGCGACGTGCCCGACGATCTCGTCGAGGCCATGCGGACGACCGGTCTCACCCACCTCACCGCGGTCTCGGGTGCGCACTTCTCGCTCGTCGGCGCCCTCGTGCTCGCAGCGACGGCGGCGCTGCGCGTCCCGCGCGGGCCCCGGATCGCCGTCACCGTGCTCGCGCTCACGGGCCTCGTCGTCCTCGTCGGGCCGGACCCGTCCGTGCTGCGTGCCGCGGGCACGGGGGCGATCGGGCTGCTCGCGCTCGCGGTCGGGCGACGCGGAGCGGCCGTGCCTGCTCTCGCTGCGGGCGTCGTCGTGCTGCTCCTGCTCGACCCGTGGCTCGCGCGGTCGGTGGGACTCGCACTGTCGGTCGCGGCGACCGCAGGGCTCGTCGTCGGCGGCCCGCTCGTGCTCGGCGGGCTGCACGGAGCGCGCCGCTGGTGTGCGGCGGCGCTCGCGGCGCCCGCGCTCGCCCAGCTCGCGTGCGCACCCGTGCTCGTGCTCCTCTCGCCGAACCTCGCGACGTGGTCGCTGCCCGCGAACCTCGTCGCGGCTCCGGTCGTCGCCCCGACGACGATCCTCGGCCTCGCAGCAACGCTCGCGGGGCCCGTGTCCCCGGGCCTCGCCTCGTGGCTCGCGGGGCTCGCCGGGTATGGCGCCGGCTGGATCGCGGGGACTGCGCGGGCGATCGCGGCCTGGCCGGGGGCGAGCCTGCCGTGGATGTCCGGTCCCGCGGGGGCCGCCCTGCTCGTCGTGCTCGAGGCGGCGCTCGTCACTCTCGTCGTCGTCCGTGCCCGGCGGGCGCGGGGTGTCGGTGGCTCGTGGGACCCTTGA
- a CDS encoding ComEA family DNA-binding protein: MHAPHPGTEPDPTHVASADPDDVAALRARLLVGRTGRPARPQQTDHLDPGEPTARGRVAWAVTTRSVVVGVLVVVVLAAALVLRALGSSPGEVVMLPATTPLATATTPTGTPADGSATPAVSAAAPDVVVHVVGRVARPGVVTLAPGARVADAVKAAGGLRRDADVTHVNLARPVADGEQIVVPKVGESTPPTAPAGTTGSSPGGRLDLNTADATALDALPGIGPVLAQRIVDHRTEHGPFPDVASLSDVPGIGPALEKKLADLVSVG, from the coding sequence ATGCACGCACCGCACCCCGGCACCGAGCCAGATCCGACGCACGTCGCGAGTGCCGACCCCGACGACGTCGCCGCCCTGCGCGCGCGGCTCCTCGTAGGTCGCACGGGACGACCGGCACGCCCGCAGCAGACCGACCATCTCGACCCGGGCGAGCCGACCGCGCGCGGCCGCGTCGCATGGGCGGTGACGACGCGCTCGGTCGTCGTCGGTGTGCTCGTCGTCGTCGTTCTCGCGGCGGCGCTCGTCCTCCGAGCGCTCGGGTCGAGCCCCGGCGAGGTCGTGATGCTGCCCGCGACGACTCCGCTCGCGACCGCCACGACCCCGACGGGGACGCCTGCGGACGGCTCGGCGACGCCCGCAGTCTCAGCTGCCGCGCCAGACGTCGTCGTCCACGTCGTCGGGCGCGTCGCACGCCCGGGCGTCGTGACGCTCGCACCCGGCGCGCGCGTCGCCGACGCCGTCAAGGCTGCGGGCGGGCTGCGACGCGACGCCGACGTCACCCACGTCAACCTCGCGCGGCCCGTCGCCGACGGCGAGCAGATCGTCGTGCCGAAGGTCGGGGAGAGCACCCCGCCAACCGCGCCCGCGGGGACCACGGGCTCCTCGCCCGGCGGTCGGCTCGACCTCAACACCGCGGACGCGACCGCGCTCGATGCGCTGCCAGGCATCGGACCCGTCCTCGCGCAACGCATCGTCGACCACCGCACCGAGCACGGCCCGTTCCCCGACGTCGCGTCGCTGTCCGACGTCCCCGGCATCGGGCCCGCGCTCGAGAAGAAGCTTGCGGACCTCGTGAGCGTCGGATGA
- a CDS encoding DegV family protein produces MTSSPRVRVVTDSTCALPSALAAAEGLTTVPLHVVVDGTEHLEGVDVDDDAIAAAIGAGSRVTTSQPTPAAFARAYERLVAEGASGIVSVHLSGELSGTVHTAAAAATTMPVPVRVVDSRSAATGTGLAALVAARAAAAGADLREVEQVALRAASSATTLFLVGSLDHLRRGGRLSRAAAAVGNVLGMRPLLTLREGRIEVLAKVRTRAASTDRLVEIAREAAAGLARPLVAVHHLDTPDDASALAERLADVSAEPVLVGPVGAVLGAHVGPGVLAVVVVDAEA; encoded by the coding sequence ATGACCTCGTCCCCGCGCGTCCGCGTCGTTACGGACTCGACGTGCGCGCTGCCGTCCGCGCTCGCGGCCGCCGAGGGGCTCACGACCGTCCCGCTGCACGTCGTCGTCGACGGCACGGAGCATCTTGAGGGTGTCGACGTGGACGACGACGCCATCGCGGCCGCGATCGGTGCGGGCTCGCGCGTGACGACGAGCCAGCCGACGCCCGCCGCGTTCGCGCGCGCCTACGAACGGCTCGTCGCCGAGGGTGCGAGCGGCATCGTCTCGGTGCACCTCTCGGGCGAGCTCTCGGGCACGGTCCACACGGCCGCGGCCGCCGCGACGACGATGCCCGTGCCCGTGCGGGTCGTCGACTCGCGCAGCGCCGCGACCGGCACCGGTCTTGCGGCGCTCGTCGCCGCGCGCGCCGCTGCTGCGGGAGCGGACCTGAGGGAGGTCGAGCAGGTCGCGCTGCGGGCCGCGTCGTCCGCGACGACGCTCTTCCTCGTCGGCTCGCTCGACCACCTGCGACGCGGCGGACGGCTCTCGCGGGCCGCTGCGGCCGTCGGCAACGTCCTTGGCATGCGCCCGCTGCTCACGCTGCGCGAGGGACGCATCGAGGTGCTCGCCAAGGTCCGCACGCGCGCGGCCTCGACCGACAGGCTCGTCGAGATCGCGCGCGAGGCTGCCGCAGGGCTGGCGCGACCGCTCGTCGCGGTCCATCACCTCGACACGCCCGACGATGCGAGCGCCCTCGCGGAGCGTCTCGCCGACGTGTCGGCGGAGCCCGTCCTCGTCGGGCCTGTCGGCGCGGTGCTCGGCGCGCACGTCGGGCCCGGGGTGCTCGCCGTCGTCGTCGTCGACGCGGAGGCCTGA
- a CDS encoding helicase HerA-like domain-containing protein codes for MSDAAAPTTDLAALRAAAAQAAAEAAEARAAAAQAALEAAEAQLAAASDPGAAAAPEAPAAPAEPVAPAPPAADAPAPAPAPAPVADAGDAELDGWALTVRDGYTFGGPTLRLGALLEAGPDGKPVPVPAAQVGLPLAMLNRHGLVAGATGTGKTRTLQGMAEELSTAGVPVFLADIKGDLSGVAVPGTGNDKLLARTSSLGQDWVATAFPTELYTLGGLGTGVPIRTTITDFGPILLAKVLGLNETQESSLGLVFHWADTQGLALLDLKDLRSVIAYLVSDAGKAELKGIGGLSAATAGVLLRELVGLEAQGAAAFFGEPAFETADLLRLAPDGRGVISALELPAVQDRPQLFSTFLMWLLADLFSELPEVGDVDKPRLVFFFDEAHLLFNGASKDFLAQVVQTVRLIRSKGVGVFFVTQSPKDVPSDVLGQLGNRVQHALRAFTPDDAAALRAAARTYPTSEYDLERLLQELGTGEAIVTVLTEKGAPTPVAWTRLRAPQGSMDPAPAATLEALVAASPSNARYGTPIDNESAYELLETRVAADRAQAEADRLAKEQAAAAEKYAAEQAKAAEKFAAEQAKADAKAAAEAEREAKKQAAELERMRARLEKDAGRGTTRSIGTSRTQKSSIEKGLESLVRSAGTQLGREITRTIFGTRKRR; via the coding sequence ATGAGCGATGCTGCCGCCCCGACCACCGATCTCGCGGCGCTGCGTGCCGCTGCCGCCCAGGCCGCCGCGGAGGCGGCCGAGGCCCGTGCCGCCGCGGCGCAGGCCGCGCTCGAGGCGGCGGAGGCACAGCTCGCCGCAGCCTCGGACCCCGGCGCGGCCGCCGCACCCGAGGCTCCCGCGGCGCCTGCCGAGCCCGTGGCTCCCGCTCCCCCGGCGGCGGACGCACCCGCTCCCGCCCCCGCTCCCGCTCCCGTCGCCGATGCTGGCGACGCCGAGCTCGACGGCTGGGCGCTCACCGTCCGCGACGGCTACACGTTCGGCGGCCCGACTTTGCGGCTCGGCGCCCTCCTCGAGGCCGGCCCTGACGGCAAGCCCGTCCCCGTCCCGGCCGCACAGGTCGGCCTGCCCCTCGCGATGCTCAACCGTCACGGGCTCGTCGCCGGCGCGACCGGCACGGGCAAGACACGCACGCTCCAGGGCATGGCCGAGGAGCTCTCGACCGCGGGCGTGCCGGTCTTCCTCGCCGACATCAAGGGCGACCTCTCGGGTGTCGCCGTCCCCGGCACGGGCAACGACAAGCTGCTCGCCCGCACGAGCAGCCTCGGCCAGGACTGGGTCGCGACGGCGTTCCCCACCGAGCTCTACACGCTCGGCGGGCTCGGCACCGGTGTGCCGATCCGCACGACGATCACCGACTTCGGCCCGATCCTCCTCGCGAAGGTCCTCGGCCTCAACGAGACGCAGGAGTCCTCGCTCGGCCTCGTCTTCCACTGGGCCGACACGCAGGGCCTCGCGCTGCTCGACCTCAAGGACCTGCGCTCCGTCATCGCCTACCTCGTCTCGGACGCCGGCAAGGCAGAGCTCAAGGGCATCGGCGGGCTCTCCGCCGCGACGGCGGGCGTGCTGCTGCGCGAGCTCGTCGGGCTCGAGGCGCAGGGCGCCGCCGCGTTCTTCGGCGAGCCCGCGTTCGAGACCGCAGACCTGCTGCGGCTCGCCCCGGACGGACGCGGCGTCATCAGCGCGCTCGAGCTCCCGGCGGTCCAGGACCGTCCGCAGCTCTTCTCGACGTTCCTCATGTGGCTTCTCGCGGACCTCTTCTCGGAGCTGCCCGAGGTCGGTGACGTCGACAAGCCGCGCCTCGTGTTCTTCTTCGACGAGGCGCACCTGCTCTTCAACGGCGCTTCGAAGGACTTCCTCGCGCAGGTCGTCCAGACCGTGCGGCTCATCCGTTCGAAGGGCGTCGGCGTCTTCTTCGTCACCCAGAGCCCCAAGGACGTGCCGTCGGACGTGCTCGGCCAGCTCGGCAACCGGGTCCAGCACGCGCTGCGTGCCTTCACGCCCGACGACGCCGCCGCGCTGCGTGCTGCCGCACGCACCTACCCGACGAGCGAGTACGACCTCGAGCGTCTCCTCCAGGAGCTCGGCACGGGCGAGGCGATCGTCACCGTCCTCACCGAGAAGGGTGCCCCGACGCCCGTCGCGTGGACGCGCCTGCGCGCCCCGCAGGGCTCGATGGACCCCGCTCCCGCTGCGACGCTCGAGGCGCTCGTCGCAGCCTCCCCGTCGAACGCCCGCTACGGCACGCCGATCGACAACGAGTCGGCGTACGAGCTGCTCGAGACCCGCGTCGCCGCGGACCGCGCGCAGGCCGAGGCGGACAGGCTCGCGAAGGAGCAGGCTGCCGCCGCCGAGAAGTACGCGGCGGAGCAGGCCAAGGCCGCGGAGAAGTTCGCCGCCGAGCAGGCGAAGGCCGACGCCAAGGCTGCGGCCGAGGCGGAGCGCGAGGCGAAGAAGCAGGCGGCCGAGCTCGAGCGCATGCGTGCCCGGCTCGAGAAGGACGCCGGCCGCGGCACGACGCGCTCGATCGGGACGTCGCGCACGCAGAAGAGCTCGATCGAGAAGGGCCTCGAGTCCCTCGTGCGCTCCGCGGGCACGCAGCTCGGCCGCGAGATCACCCGCACGATCTTCGGCACGCGCAAGCGCCGCTAG